In Grus americana isolate bGruAme1 chromosome 4, bGruAme1.mat, whole genome shotgun sequence, one genomic interval encodes:
- the SOWAHB gene encoding ankyrin repeat domain-containing protein SOWAHB, translating to MARELSQEAVLDFLWAAGGRAPNTALLRHFQRFLRDPALTEQQRRERREYFKSLVNSLATVHPAAAPGASKDIVLRRRYRDLLDEELPPPEKQKEKEEEEEEKMEPPPPPRRDPDRRRDPPGEAAEKGRPGWGRPPGAVVAGGCAARGRGGLCCECRRARRAAAATPPPYRTRPLSSAPWALHPDGPPRSRPPPALPSGPGALTPAGPSRSRSPQLPPAGPPPYETLQPPSARPSRSRSPPGPGVLLPTVSAPFGSRPQQRPRGLPPTQSLPPPRPGVLPPDRLPQPRSPPQIPAGMPLLKAPPPSAGPGVKPSTGPFQSPLLSSGPRVLSPTELPPSRSPQPPLADSPPSRSLPLLSTSGVLPLSRSLQTLPASSSPSPPRLSGPDVLPFTRLSPSQSRSLQQLPTRPSPSPTRRSRVLTPNGPTQSQALLLHPYQTLPLPSGPGVLPPTRPPPSQSPSQYPTQPPPSPQMLPARPPPSQSLLPARGPTGPQAPESSPPAQLPVFRSIRCQLALLEVQGITPSPPDDCGQQPRTMTSKSFSRNISSRGLSVPLGQREHAWLVAMSAGCWAQVRGLFLEEPELALHRDFMTGFTVLHWLAKHGDGPGLQELAAAARQAGLALDVDARSGCGYTPLHLAAIHGHQLVIKVLVLQLGCQVQVRDGNGRRPWEYLGSSTSGEIWQLLEAPRGTIMFPTQPLARSVSSLSKVSPSAGRAALPACLRPQRGRGAASHRTGSESD from the exons ATGGCGCGGGAGCTGAGCCAGGAGGCCGTGCTGGACTTCCTCTGGGCGGCCGGGGGCCGAGCCCCCAACACGGCGCTGCTCCGCCACTTCCAGCGTTTCCTCCGCGACCCGGCGCTGACCGAGCAGCAGCGGCGAGAGCGCCGCGAATACTTCAAGAGCCTTGTCAATTCCCTGGCCACCGTccaccccgccgccgcccccggcgcCTCCAAGGACATCGTCCTCCGCCGCAGGTACCGCGACCTCCTCGATGAGGAGCTGCCGCCGCCGGAgaaacagaaggagaaggaggaggaggaggaggagaagatggagccgccgcccccgccccgacGCGACCCCGACCGGCGGCGCGACCCCCCAGGGGAGGCGGCGGAGAAAGGGCGGCCCGGCTGGGGGCGACCCCCGGGGGCCGTCGTCGCGGGGGGCTGCGCCGCCCGGGGCCGCGGCGGACTCTGCTGTGAGTGCCGCCGGGCGcgccgcgctgccgccgccacc CCGCCCCCGTACCGGACCCGGCCGCTGTCCTCGGCCCCCTGGGCGCTGCACCCCGACGGGCcaccccgctcccggccccccccggcgcTGCCGTCGGGTCCTGGGGCGCTGACCCCCGCTGGGCCGTCCCGGTCCCGATCGCCGCAGCTGCCTcccgccgggccgcccccgtACGAGACCCTGCAGCCGCCGTCAGCCAGACCATCCCGGTCTCGGTCTCCGCCGGGACCCGGGGTGCTGCTTCCCACTGTGTCAGCCCCGTTCGGGTCCCGGCCACAACAACGCCCTAGAGGGCTGCCCCCAACCCAATccctgccgccgccgcgccccggcgTGCTGCCCCCTGACAGGCTGCCTCAGCCCCGGTCTCCGCCACAGATCCCTGCCGGGATGCCCCTACTGAAGGCCCCACCACCCTCAGCGGGCCCAGGGGTAAAGCCCTCCACCGGTCCATTCCAGTCCCCACTGCTGTCATCAGGTCCCAGGGTGCTGTCCCCGACCGAGCTGCCCCCATCCCGgtccccacagccacccctCGCCGATTCACCCCCATCCCGGTCCCTGCCATTGCTGTCCACCTCAGGGGTGCTGCCCCTGTCCCGGTCCCTGCAGACactccctgccagctcctccccatccccaccacgTCTATCAGGCCCAGATGTGCTACCCTTCACCAGGCTGTCCCCATCACAGTCCCGGTCCCTGCAGCAACTTCCCACCAGgccatccccatccccaacGAGGAGATCCAGGGTTCTGACCCCAAACGGACCAACCCAATCTCaagccctgctgctgcacccaTACCAAACCCTGCCGCTGCCATCAGGTCCTGGGGTGCTGCCCCCCACCAGGCCACCTCCATCCCAATCCCCATCACAGTACCCCACCCAGCCACCCCCATCCCCGCAGATGCTCCCTGCCAGGCCACCGCCATCCCAGTCCTTGCTGCCAGCACGGGGCCCCACAGGGCCCCAGGCCCCAGagagcagccccccagcacagctgcccGTCTTCAGGAGCATCAGGTGCCAGCTTGCTTTGTTGGAGGTGCAGGGCATCACCCCGTCACCACCAGATGACTGTGGGCAGCAGCCCCGCACAATGACCTCCAAGAGCTTCTCTAGGAACATCTCAAGCCGGGGGCTGTCGGTGCCGCTGGGGCAGCGGGAACACGCCTGGCTAGTGGCCATgtcagcagggtgctgggctcaggtgcGAGGGCTCTTCCTGGAAGAGCCGGAGCTGGCCCTGCATCGGGACTTCATGACAGGCTTCACAGTCCTTCACTGGCTGGCCAAGCACGGCGATGGGCCGGgcctgcaggagctggcagcggCGGCACGGCAGGCTGGGCTGGCCCTGGATGTGGATGCCCGCTCGGGCTGCGGGTACACTCCGCTGCACCTGGCTGCCATACACGGCCACCAGCTTGTCATCAAGGTGCTGGTGCTGCAACTGGGGTGCCAGGTGCAGGTCCGGGACGGCAACGGGCGACGGCCCTGGGAGTACCTAGGCAGCTCCACCTCGGGGGAGATCTGGCAGCTCCTGGAGGCACCCCGAGGCACGATTATGTTCCCCACGCAGCCCCTGGCCCGCAGCGTGTCATCTCTCAGCAAGGTCTCGCCGTCCGCCGgcagggcagcgctgcctgcctgcctcagGCCGCAGCGCGGCCGTGGGGCAGCATCCCACCGAACTGGCAGCGAGAGTGACTGA